A stretch of Lysinibacillus agricola DNA encodes these proteins:
- a CDS encoding LPXTG cell wall anchor domain-containing protein, whose product MRKYLLLILMSTLLMAPVAYAHTMDKSTLFSDVPETATNIQEIMVLHSIGLLGYNGKDMALNPTENLSRKDFAGWVGGFFGLEGATVDELAQAAKNEDYVSSLEGDITYKEINTALFHHKLNLEKPDATLTKEEYISFLTENLDVDMGGHTLIQMGGFSEGPTGTIEDVVTGDETGVVIGGKTYMLSGHPRIFADSTEAKSWVGQTLEKSILTTDGGHHHGNHDHGDDHQEEQASNTPTLQYIQIHSGTQATSDDTKEIKSAKATPREEQQSATATDDATSSSSTVWIVAIIALLAVILGFVFMKRKK is encoded by the coding sequence TTGAGAAAATATTTACTATTAATACTGATGAGCACTTTGCTTATGGCCCCTGTAGCCTACGCTCATACTATGGATAAAAGTACGCTTTTTTCTGATGTTCCAGAAACTGCAACAAATATACAGGAAATAATGGTACTTCATAGCATCGGATTGCTTGGCTATAATGGCAAAGATATGGCTTTAAATCCAACAGAAAATTTATCACGTAAAGATTTTGCTGGCTGGGTAGGAGGCTTCTTTGGCCTTGAAGGTGCTACTGTCGATGAGCTAGCCCAAGCAGCAAAAAATGAAGATTATGTTTCTTCACTTGAGGGAGACATTACTTATAAAGAAATTAATACAGCATTATTTCATCATAAACTAAATCTTGAAAAGCCAGATGCTACACTAACGAAAGAGGAGTATATTTCCTTTTTAACAGAAAATCTGGACGTTGATATGGGTGGTCACACATTGATTCAAATGGGCGGCTTCTCTGAAGGTCCAACTGGTACGATTGAAGATGTAGTAACAGGTGACGAGACGGGTGTAGTCATTGGAGGCAAAACATACATGCTTTCAGGTCATCCACGAATTTTTGCAGATTCAACGGAGGCAAAAAGCTGGGTTGGTCAAACATTAGAAAAATCCATTTTAACAACAGATGGTGGCCATCATCACGGTAATCATGATCACGGTGATGATCATCAAGAAGAACAGGCGTCCAACACACCAACACTACAATACATTCAAATACATTCAGGTACACAAGCGACTTCAGACGACACAAAAGAAATAAAATCAGCGAAAGCTACACCAAGAGAAGAACAACAATCAGCGACTGCAACTGACGACGCAACATCAAGCTCAAGCACTGTATGGATTGTAGCAATTATCGCATTACTAGCTGTCATCCTCGGCTTCGTATTTATGAAACGAAAAAAATAA
- a CDS encoding CRISPR-associated helicase/endonuclease Cas3: MLVKDFIAHIRTSDGAEQLLVDHLKEVQYIAEEIGQKIGLKHVTGLAGMLHDMGKFSDAFQEYIRDAVANPSDPPKRGSVDHSTAGGKFLMEHFQRVNPVSPFLVECVANAIFSHHGQLLDMIDMDGQSPFVNRLTSEKNIDFSLVKQRFLQHMYDLSYLNSYVIKAAKELETYFESKLKNAKTTEEAASVIQKETSFVTIFIFSALIDADRHNSRAFEEQEEITPFDVQSLWKTFEGRLNKDLTEKQKKSLPNEITRLRKQMSIDCLDKASLPTGIYTLSIPTGGGKTLASLRFALRHAQLHQKQRIIYIVPYTTIIEQNAQEVREVLQAEDYVLEHHSNVIEDTEHNENLSFKEYQVARRLNTAKDDWDAPIIFTTMVQFLETFYSGKSRNVRRLHNLANSILIFDEVQSVPIHCVSLFNEALNFMKNTCNTTSILCTATQPALQLVRNNIDINRELVEDLPTIIQAFKRTSITPLLKNKGWNTEEISGFVEESLITRNNLLVILNTKKAVHDLYEQLKYADFDVMHLSTGMCPAHRKKKLEEMRLKLQRKEKFVCISTQLIEAGVDISFECVIRSLAGLDSIAQAAGRCNRNGEVELQDVYVFNHAEESLSKLPTIKMGGECSHYIMKDLQDNPALFGGYLLSTEAMTHYFNHIYKAFDSTLNYPLPKLKTSIYELLFRIDTDKNKTYIKGPGRHYPLATLASYKTAFSHFEVIDAKTQGVLVPYGEGKNLISQLMGYDPIDDYQVFLKKAQQCSVNVFKHDFEALKQNNQLIVVQFGIFNIYVAKETAYDDQFGISVQGEAQLDDCII, translated from the coding sequence ATGTTGGTAAAAGACTTTATTGCGCATATTCGAACTAGTGACGGAGCAGAGCAATTGTTAGTAGATCATTTAAAAGAGGTGCAATATATTGCTGAAGAAATCGGACAGAAAATAGGGCTTAAGCATGTAACAGGACTTGCAGGTATGTTGCATGATATGGGCAAATTTAGTGATGCGTTTCAGGAATATATTCGCGATGCGGTGGCAAATCCTTCTGATCCACCAAAACGTGGGAGTGTTGATCACTCGACTGCTGGTGGCAAATTTTTGATGGAGCATTTTCAAAGAGTTAATCCAGTTTCTCCTTTTTTAGTGGAGTGTGTGGCAAATGCTATTTTTTCACATCATGGACAGTTACTAGATATGATAGATATGGATGGACAGTCGCCTTTTGTGAATCGGCTGACATCTGAGAAGAATATTGATTTTTCACTTGTAAAGCAACGTTTTTTACAGCATATGTATGATTTATCCTATTTGAACAGTTACGTTATAAAAGCTGCAAAGGAATTGGAAACGTATTTTGAAAGTAAACTGAAAAATGCGAAAACAACAGAAGAAGCAGCTAGTGTAATACAAAAAGAAACAAGCTTTGTCACGATATTTATTTTCAGTGCCTTGATTGATGCAGATCGTCACAACTCACGAGCATTCGAGGAACAGGAGGAAATTACACCTTTCGATGTTCAATCACTATGGAAAACTTTTGAAGGACGCCTAAATAAAGATTTAACCGAGAAGCAGAAAAAATCATTACCTAACGAAATTACACGTTTACGCAAACAAATGTCGATAGATTGCCTTGATAAAGCATCACTACCAACAGGTATATATACACTATCTATTCCTACAGGTGGTGGAAAAACTTTAGCAAGTCTTCGTTTTGCCCTGCGACATGCACAACTTCATCAAAAGCAACGTATTATTTACATTGTACCGTACACAACCATCATTGAGCAAAATGCACAAGAGGTGCGTGAAGTTTTACAGGCAGAGGATTATGTATTGGAGCATCACAGTAATGTAATTGAGGATACTGAACACAATGAAAATCTATCCTTTAAGGAGTATCAAGTGGCAAGAAGGTTGAATACCGCAAAGGATGATTGGGATGCACCAATAATTTTTACGACGATGGTGCAATTTTTAGAGACGTTTTATAGTGGGAAGTCGCGTAATGTGAGAAGGTTACATAACTTAGCAAATAGTATACTTATTTTTGACGAAGTACAATCCGTACCGATTCATTGTGTATCATTGTTTAATGAAGCGTTGAATTTCATGAAAAATACATGTAATACCACATCTATTCTATGTACAGCTACACAACCTGCTCTCCAGCTTGTACGCAATAATATTGATATTAATCGGGAACTTGTGGAAGACTTGCCAACGATTATTCAAGCATTTAAGCGTACATCCATCACGCCACTGTTAAAAAATAAGGGGTGGAACACGGAGGAAATCAGTGGTTTTGTTGAAGAATCGTTAATCACTCGCAACAATTTGTTAGTTATTTTAAATACAAAAAAAGCAGTTCATGACTTATACGAACAGCTTAAATATGCTGATTTTGACGTTATGCATTTAAGTACTGGCATGTGTCCTGCACATCGAAAGAAAAAACTAGAAGAGATGAGACTGAAACTTCAAAGAAAGGAAAAGTTTGTTTGTATTAGTACGCAATTGATTGAAGCGGGAGTGGATATTAGCTTCGAATGTGTTATCCGCTCGTTAGCTGGATTAGACTCTATTGCACAGGCTGCAGGACGTTGTAATCGTAATGGGGAGGTAGAATTACAAGATGTATATGTTTTTAACCATGCAGAGGAATCGCTCAGCAAGCTACCAACTATTAAAATGGGCGGAGAATGTTCGCATTATATAATGAAGGATTTACAGGATAATCCTGCACTATTTGGTGGTTATTTATTGTCAACCGAAGCAATGACGCATTACTTTAATCATATTTATAAGGCGTTTGATTCAACGTTGAATTATCCATTACCAAAACTTAAAACATCAATTTATGAATTATTATTTCGAATAGATACAGATAAGAATAAAACATATATTAAGGGACCTGGTAGACACTATCCATTAGCAACCTTGGCTAGTTATAAAACAGCTTTTTCGCATTTTGAAGTGATTGATGCCAAAACACAGGGGGTACTCGTGCCGTACGGTGAGGGGAAGAATCTCATTAGCCAGCTCATGGGCTACGATCCAATTGATGATTATCAAGTATTTTTGAAAAAGGCACAGCAGTGCAGTGTAAATGTGTTCAAACATGATTTTGAAGCATTGAAGCAAAACAATCAGTTGATTGTTGTACAGTTCGGGATATTTAATATTTATGTTGCAAAAGAAACAGCATATGACGATCAATTTGGAATAAGTGTTCAGGGAGAAGCACAGTTAGACGATTGTATTATTTAA
- the cas5c gene encoding type I-C CRISPR-associated protein Cas5c: MTKIRNQIEFEVHGAYALFTDPLMKLGGEKMTTQIPSYQALKGIVESIYWKPSIIWYIDEIRVMNAIRMESKGVRPIDMSGGNTLANYSYLRDVRYQVKAHFEFNTNRMDLKPDFNEHKHHNIAKRCVEKGGRRDVFLGARECQAYVESCNFGAGEGFYDNYDEVHFGTMVHGLNYPDETGRNMLETRLWQPRMKNGYISFIRPEECSLVRPIKEMHAKSFNLGESMTAVDEEYDELEVKK; encoded by the coding sequence ATGACAAAAATACGAAATCAAATTGAGTTTGAGGTACATGGTGCCTATGCATTATTTACAGACCCACTAATGAAACTTGGTGGTGAAAAGATGACAACTCAAATTCCAAGTTATCAAGCACTTAAGGGAATTGTGGAATCAATCTATTGGAAACCATCTATCATTTGGTATATTGATGAAATTCGTGTAATGAATGCTATTCGAATGGAATCGAAGGGTGTACGACCGATTGATATGTCGGGAGGAAATACGCTTGCCAATTACAGTTATTTGCGAGATGTACGTTATCAAGTAAAGGCACATTTTGAGTTTAATACAAATCGTATGGATTTAAAGCCAGACTTCAACGAGCACAAACATCATAATATTGCCAAGCGTTGTGTCGAAAAGGGTGGTCGTCGTGATGTTTTTTTGGGTGCAAGAGAATGTCAGGCTTATGTAGAGTCGTGCAATTTCGGCGCTGGGGAAGGTTTTTATGATAATTATGATGAGGTGCATTTTGGTACGATGGTGCATGGCCTAAATTATCCTGACGAAACAGGACGTAATATGCTAGAAACAAGACTTTGGCAACCTAGGATGAAAAATGGCTATATTTCTTTTATTCGTCCGGAAGAATGTTCTCTTGTTCGTCCAATTAAGGAAATGCATGCAAAGTCGTTTAATCTAGGAGAATCAATGACAGCTGTGGATGAAGAATACGATGAGCTGGAGGTGAAGAAATGA
- the cas8c gene encoding type I-C CRISPR-associated protein Cas8c/Csd1: protein MSYLRALFNTYEENEAQVGEIFSKETKDKKVLEYTLLPISHTTQTAHIEMIINLDGTLYDAKVIGKINTILPFTESSGSRSGKNYVSHMLQDKLMYVAGDYVAFTQEEDKRDAHLHYLEQLGEWCDSHYSHPHIQAIYEYVKKGTLIQDLVERSILHLTEAGLLHSKWDTKQDGDKPPIFQMLAGAQESAFVRFNVHVPGEITDPVWSNKDIYDAYSQFYNTKLQESDICYVTGEYLPFTVRHPNKLRNSGDKAKLISANDSSGFTYRGRFKDSFEAANISYDVSQKAHNALKWLIERQGKQVDGRIFLVWGSKNPDMPYVADDLSSSVFTGWNDFLVQRDAMLAQKADTKKVLADQHSLLISGIKKNLNIQEHDDEKVYILTLDAATPGRLAVLYYRDLDIKDYFDKLLIWHKDCSWRHTRKKENEWVQYFGSPSFYTIAHAAYGPRPSDKVVKGVIERMLPCILDGRKIPIDIVRSAIVRASNPQFYDQMWEWEQVLGVACSLVKKHYFDKDKEVYTMALDTTSPERDYLFGRLLAVADVLERNALGKEENRPTNALRYMNAFSRHPARTWETIQRNLQPYQMKLREKGIYYTKLIDDIGAQMDIKDFTDEPLSGKYLLGYYSQRQALYTKKEKNEEES, encoded by the coding sequence ATGAGTTATTTACGTGCTTTGTTTAATACCTACGAGGAAAATGAAGCGCAAGTAGGAGAGATTTTCTCAAAAGAAACAAAAGATAAAAAAGTGCTAGAATATACACTACTGCCGATTTCGCACACAACTCAAACAGCACATATTGAAATGATTATTAATCTTGATGGTACATTATATGATGCAAAAGTAATTGGGAAAATCAATACCATTTTACCGTTTACCGAAAGCTCTGGTAGTCGTTCAGGGAAAAATTATGTGTCTCATATGTTACAGGACAAGCTGATGTATGTAGCAGGTGATTATGTTGCTTTTACACAAGAAGAAGATAAAAGAGATGCACATCTCCATTATTTAGAACAACTCGGAGAATGGTGTGATTCGCACTATAGTCATCCGCACATACAAGCAATATACGAATATGTGAAAAAGGGAACACTTATTCAAGATTTGGTAGAGCGCTCTATTTTACATTTAACAGAAGCAGGACTATTGCATTCAAAATGGGATACAAAGCAGGATGGGGACAAGCCACCTATTTTCCAGATGCTCGCAGGTGCGCAGGAAAGCGCATTTGTTCGTTTTAATGTTCATGTACCTGGAGAAATTACTGATCCTGTCTGGAGTAATAAGGATATTTATGATGCATATAGTCAATTTTATAATACAAAGCTTCAGGAAAGCGATATTTGCTATGTAACAGGTGAATATTTACCTTTCACTGTGCGTCACCCTAATAAGCTACGTAACTCGGGGGATAAGGCTAAGTTAATTTCAGCAAATGACAGTAGCGGTTTTACATACCGTGGTCGTTTTAAGGATAGCTTTGAAGCAGCGAATATTAGTTATGATGTCTCGCAAAAAGCGCATAATGCATTAAAGTGGCTGATTGAACGGCAAGGAAAGCAAGTGGACGGTCGTATCTTTCTTGTATGGGGCTCAAAAAATCCAGATATGCCATATGTAGCTGACGATTTATCGAGTAGTGTGTTTACTGGATGGAATGATTTCTTGGTACAACGCGATGCTATGCTTGCGCAAAAAGCTGATACAAAGAAGGTATTGGCAGACCAGCATAGTCTACTTATTAGCGGTATAAAAAAGAATCTGAATATTCAAGAACATGATGATGAAAAGGTTTATATTTTAACGCTTGATGCGGCAACGCCTGGACGGTTAGCAGTACTCTATTATCGAGATTTAGATATTAAAGATTATTTTGATAAGCTATTAATCTGGCATAAGGATTGTAGCTGGCGTCATACGCGGAAGAAAGAAAATGAATGGGTGCAGTACTTCGGCTCTCCGTCCTTTTATACAATTGCACATGCCGCATATGGCCCAAGACCTAGTGATAAGGTCGTCAAAGGTGTGATAGAGCGAATGCTGCCTTGCATACTTGATGGACGAAAAATTCCGATTGATATAGTGCGCAGTGCAATTGTTCGTGCTTCAAATCCCCAATTCTACGATCAAATGTGGGAGTGGGAACAGGTACTAGGAGTAGCATGCTCACTCGTGAAAAAGCATTATTTTGATAAAGATAAGGAGGTTTATACTATGGCACTTGATACGACAAGTCCAGAACGTGATTACTTATTTGGTCGTTTACTCGCAGTTGCAGATGTGTTAGAACGTAATGCCTTGGGCAAGGAAGAAAACCGTCCGACTAATGCGTTGCGTTATATGAATGCATTTTCTCGACATCCTGCAAGGACATGGGAAACGATTCAAAGAAATCTACAACCCTATCAAATGAAGTTAAGAGAAAAGGGCATTTATTATACGAAGCTCATTGATGACATTGGTGCACAAATGGATATAAAAGATTTTACGGATGAGCCACTTAGTGGAAAATATTTATTAGGTTATTACAGTCAACGACAAGCATTGTATACAAAAAAAGAAAAGAATGAAGAGGAGAGTTAA
- the cas7c gene encoding type I-C CRISPR-associated protein Cas7/Csd2 has product MTTLDHKIDFAVVFSVQNANPNGDPLNGNRPRQNYDGYGEVSDVCIKRKLRNRLQDMGEAIFVQSDDRNNDGFKSLNDRADAIPELKKIKADKKGNADVYATIASGTWFDVRAFGQVFAFKGDSLSVGVRGPVSIHPAISLAPIDITSIQITKSVNSVTGDKKGSDTMGMKHRVDFGIYKFFGSINTQLAEKTGFTNEDAVKLKEALITLFENDASSARPEGSLEVHKVIWWEHNSKLGQYSSAKVHRSLKLDGNSFEDLTITVEPLEGLKVHELDGK; this is encoded by the coding sequence ATGACAACATTAGATCATAAAATTGATTTTGCGGTTGTATTTTCTGTACAAAATGCCAATCCAAATGGTGATCCATTAAATGGTAATCGTCCGCGTCAAAATTACGATGGTTATGGTGAAGTATCGGATGTATGTATTAAGCGTAAATTACGCAACCGCCTACAAGATATGGGGGAAGCAATTTTTGTACAATCTGATGATCGTAATAATGACGGCTTTAAAAGTTTAAACGATCGAGCAGATGCGATTCCAGAGCTTAAAAAGATAAAGGCTGATAAAAAAGGCAATGCCGATGTGTATGCAACGATTGCGAGTGGTACTTGGTTTGATGTGCGTGCATTTGGACAAGTTTTTGCTTTTAAAGGAGATTCTTTGTCTGTCGGTGTTCGTGGTCCAGTATCTATTCACCCAGCTATTAGTCTTGCTCCAATCGACATTACAAGTATTCAAATAACAAAAAGTGTGAATTCTGTAACGGGCGATAAAAAGGGCTCTGATACAATGGGCATGAAGCATCGAGTTGATTTTGGTATCTATAAGTTTTTTGGAAGTATTAATACACAATTAGCTGAGAAAACAGGCTTTACAAATGAAGATGCTGTTAAATTAAAAGAAGCATTAATTACATTGTTTGAAAACGATGCTTCTTCTGCTCGTCCAGAGGGATCGCTAGAAGTACATAAAGTGATTTGGTGGGAGCATAATTCAAAGCTTGGCCAATACTCATCAGCAAAAGTACACCGTTCTTTAAAGCTAGATGGAAATTCATTTGAGGATTTAACAATTACTGTTGAGCCATTAGAGGGGCTGAAGGTTCATGAGCTGGATGGTAAATGA
- the cas4 gene encoding CRISPR-associated protein Cas4 — protein sequence MVNDDVDYLMLSGIQHFRFCSRQWALIHIEQQWAENVLTIEGQHVHEKADQPFLREKRGNKLIVRAMPIRSHSLKTNGICDVVEFYEHKDGVPIHGETGTYLPIPVEYKRGKPKRGQEDVVQLVAQVMCLEEMLLCDIPAAYLFYDEIKRRVKVDITDEMRNEVQSMFKQMHHYFDRRHTPKVKTGKHCVSCSLQNLCMPELMSSTTVRSYMERYL from the coding sequence ATGGTAAATGATGATGTCGATTATTTAATGTTATCGGGTATTCAGCATTTTCGCTTCTGTTCACGACAATGGGCGTTGATCCATATAGAACAGCAATGGGCAGAAAATGTTTTGACGATTGAAGGACAACATGTTCATGAAAAAGCAGATCAACCATTTTTACGTGAAAAGCGTGGAAATAAATTAATTGTGAGAGCGATGCCCATTCGCTCTCACAGTTTAAAGACGAATGGTATTTGTGATGTCGTAGAATTTTACGAACATAAAGATGGTGTTCCTATACATGGCGAGACTGGTACTTATTTACCAATCCCAGTAGAATACAAGCGCGGAAAACCAAAGAGGGGACAGGAGGATGTTGTTCAGCTTGTGGCGCAAGTTATGTGTTTAGAGGAGATGCTATTATGTGACATTCCGGCTGCATACTTATTTTATGATGAAATAAAACGCCGTGTAAAAGTTGATATTACAGATGAAATGCGTAATGAAGTACAGTCTATGTTTAAACAAATGCATCATTATTTTGATAGAAGACATACGCCAAAAGTGAAAACAGGAAAGCACTGTGTAAGCTGCTCTTTACAAAATTTATGTATGCCGGAGCTCATGTCATCGACTACGGTTCGCAGCTATATGGAGAGGTATTTATAA
- the cas1c gene encoding type I-C CRISPR-associated endonuclease Cas1c encodes MKKLLNTLFITTPDIYLSLKGENVVITHENQQLGRFPLHNFEAICTFGYAGASPKLMYACAEKNINLTFLSRSGRFLARVVGESKGNVILRKTQYRLSENEVESAKIARNFIFAKIANQKWILERMARDYPLRIDVPMFKQVSSELTTAMKAILVTEDLERLRGLEGQAATAYFKLFDQMILQQKDIFYFRNRNRRPPTDNVNALLSLAYTLLASDVTSALETVGLDAYVGYLHRDRPGRASLALDVMEELRGVMADRFVLKMINKKMMQSTDFVQKENGAVLLTDDGRRKFIKAWQERKQESLTHPYLNEKINWGLVPHAQAILLARYLRGDIEEYPPFLWK; translated from the coding sequence ATGAAAAAATTGCTAAATACATTATTTATTACAACTCCTGATATTTACCTGTCGTTAAAAGGTGAGAATGTTGTCATAACACATGAAAATCAGCAACTCGGCAGATTTCCACTACACAATTTTGAGGCAATCTGTACTTTTGGATATGCTGGAGCAAGTCCTAAATTAATGTATGCATGTGCAGAAAAAAATATTAATTTAACGTTTTTGTCACGTTCAGGGAGGTTTTTAGCACGAGTAGTTGGCGAAAGTAAAGGCAATGTAATATTACGTAAGACGCAATATCGTTTATCAGAAAATGAAGTTGAAAGTGCGAAAATTGCTCGTAATTTTATATTTGCAAAGATTGCAAATCAAAAATGGATTTTAGAGCGAATGGCACGTGATTACCCGCTTCGTATAGATGTACCCATGTTTAAGCAAGTTTCTAGTGAATTGACAACAGCCATGAAGGCGATTTTAGTGACTGAGGATTTAGAACGTTTACGTGGACTAGAAGGACAAGCTGCCACAGCGTATTTTAAACTGTTCGACCAAATGATTTTGCAACAAAAAGACATTTTCTACTTTAGAAATCGTAATCGTCGTCCACCAACAGACAACGTAAATGCTTTATTGTCACTTGCTTACACATTGCTTGCCTCAGATGTCACATCTGCATTGGAAACAGTAGGCTTGGATGCCTATGTTGGCTATTTACACCGTGATCGCCCAGGTCGTGCATCACTTGCTCTAGACGTCATGGAGGAGCTACGTGGTGTTATGGCAGATCGCTTTGTCCTTAAAATGATTAATAAAAAAATGATGCAATCTACTGATTTTGTACAAAAAGAAAACGGTGCTGTACTCTTAACGGATGACGGACGAAGGAAATTTATTAAAGCATGGCAAGAACGTAAACAAGAAAGTCTTACACATCCATACTTAAACGAAAAAATAAATTGGGGTCTTGTCCCTCACGCACAAGCAATTCTACTTGCACGTTATTTACGGGGGGATATAGAAGAATATCCACCTTTTTTATGGAAATGA
- the cas2 gene encoding CRISPR-associated endonuclease Cas2, with amino-acid sequence MLVLVTYDVVTKTPIGRKRLRKVAKICENFGIRVQNSVFECVVDATQFKQLQLALQEIIDVEEDSLRFYQLGNNYKSKVIHIGAKETFNVEDTIIL; translated from the coding sequence ATGTTAGTATTAGTCACTTACGATGTTGTCACGAAAACACCTATTGGCCGAAAGCGATTACGAAAGGTTGCAAAAATATGTGAAAATTTCGGAATACGTGTGCAAAATTCAGTTTTTGAGTGTGTAGTAGATGCCACTCAGTTTAAGCAACTACAACTCGCACTACAGGAGATTATTGATGTGGAAGAAGATAGTCTACGTTTCTATCAGCTAGGCAACAATTACAAATCAAAGGTTATTCATATCGGAGCAAAAGAAACATTCAATGTTGAAGATACAATAATTTTATAA
- a CDS encoding right-handed parallel beta-helix repeat-containing protein, whose amino-acid sequence MATLVVKRSIMHRYQSIGQAIQEAEQGDFIEIREGIYEESFEITKRLTLYGVGNVTIKGGVFIRYQTHVNMRNLRFTQGQGIYVKGDLQLENCIIEQQMVQAQVTVSFGSLMMKNVDILASPINHFGLRIENGSSVILVDTTIQHHVKAQIIVKNSEIALTNCMLLEGQTNGIFAIRDVKMDIVDCEIHGHQKAQIVATSSSISMTNTLIHQGQGLGIQVFDSSKLTMDGCEIKQHKDTHLAVHQSELLVTDSIFSEGQGNGIFLGEKSGATLYDCKIHRHMKSQLLIENSKAEFYKCSITKGEATGVTIVNEADVSMAECDIQEHQQFHFVIDASGLKLNQSMLQFGQSGGIYGNDHAKITLYNTTIRELESHHIYINNARLFTENCTFEHIIGNAITCIDAIFEVANSEFKNCKESPYAIVWSDKSMGRIKHCVIDKADRTFLAMSNQSLLEMLNTDLTAVKIPAIVQEKSQLFIQGYTDETMWKSDASSKIVYLLATTSDKTKHIVSLLNQAETVNNQKLNNKLLQQIKAILQKNNINKTV is encoded by the coding sequence ATGGCGACACTTGTTGTAAAGAGAAGTATAATGCACCGATACCAAAGCATTGGGCAGGCGATTCAAGAGGCAGAGCAGGGAGATTTTATTGAAATTCGAGAAGGGATATATGAAGAAAGCTTCGAGATTACCAAAAGGCTTACACTTTATGGGGTGGGCAATGTGACAATTAAAGGTGGCGTGTTTATTCGCTATCAAACACATGTGAATATGCGAAATCTGCGCTTTACACAAGGGCAAGGTATTTATGTAAAAGGAGACTTACAGCTTGAAAACTGTATAATTGAGCAGCAAATGGTGCAAGCCCAAGTGACCGTTAGCTTCGGAAGTCTAATGATGAAAAATGTTGATATTTTAGCGTCCCCCATCAATCATTTTGGCTTACGTATTGAAAATGGCTCGAGCGTTATACTTGTGGATACGACAATCCAGCATCATGTTAAGGCTCAAATCATTGTGAAAAACAGTGAAATCGCATTGACAAATTGTATGCTGTTGGAAGGTCAAACGAATGGCATTTTTGCAATACGCGATGTGAAAATGGATATTGTGGATTGTGAAATTCATGGACATCAGAAGGCACAAATTGTTGCAACCTCCAGTTCAATTTCGATGACCAATACACTTATTCATCAAGGGCAAGGTTTAGGTATCCAAGTATTCGATAGCTCGAAACTAACGATGGATGGCTGTGAAATCAAGCAACATAAGGACACGCATTTGGCTGTTCATCAAAGTGAGTTATTGGTGACAGATTCTATTTTTTCAGAAGGACAAGGGAATGGCATTTTTCTTGGAGAGAAATCTGGGGCAACATTGTATGATTGTAAGATCCATCGGCATATGAAGTCGCAGCTATTAATTGAAAATAGTAAAGCAGAGTTTTATAAATGTAGCATAACAAAAGGGGAGGCAACCGGAGTCACGATTGTCAATGAAGCGGATGTCTCAATGGCCGAATGTGATATCCAGGAACATCAGCAGTTTCACTTTGTTATTGATGCAAGCGGGCTAAAGCTTAATCAGTCCATGCTTCAATTTGGACAGTCGGGTGGTATTTATGGCAATGATCACGCCAAGATTACGCTCTATAACACAACAATTCGAGAGCTCGAAAGTCATCACATTTATATAAATAATGCTCGACTGTTTACTGAAAATTGTACTTTTGAACACATTATCGGAAATGCCATTACTTGTATTGATGCTATTTTTGAAGTTGCGAATAGTGAATTTAAGAATTGCAAAGAAAGCCCATATGCGATAGTTTGGTCTGATAAGTCAATGGGACGCATTAAGCACTGTGTGATTGATAAAGCGGATCGTACGTTTTTAGCGATGTCCAATCAATCTTTACTTGAGATGTTGAACACAGATCTAACGGCTGTAAAGATACCAGCTATTGTGCAGGAGAAGAGTCAGTTATTTATCCAAGGGTATACTGACGAGACTATGTGGAAGAGTGACGCATCGTCGAAAATTGTTTATTTACTAGCTACTACTAGCGACAAGACAAAGCACATTGTAAGCTTGTTAAATCAAGCAGAAACAGTCAATAATCAAAAACTAAATAATAAATTATTACAACAAATAAAAGCAATTCTCCAAAAAAACAATATTAATAAAACAGTGTAA